Genomic segment of Thermoanaerobaculia bacterium:
GAGATCGGCCCGACCCGGCCACCTTTATTGGACGGGGAAAGGCAGAAGAAATCACTCACCTGGCCGGGGTGCACAATGTCCAGACGGTGGTCTTCGACGATGATCTTACTCCGGCTCAAATTCGAAACCTGGAGAAGATCATTGATATTAAGATCCTGGATCGTTCTTCCCTGATCATGGACATCTTCGCCTCCCATGCGAGGACGCGGGAGGCCAAAACGCAGGTAGAACTGGCCCAGTATCGATACCTGCTTCCCCGGCTCACCCGTCAGTGGACTCACCTCTCAAGGCAGGTAGGAGGTATTGGGGTCCGGGGGGTTGGAGAAACTCAGCTCGAAACGGACCGTCGGATCATCAATCGACGGATTTCGCACCTTCAGAAAGAACTGGATAAGATCAACCTGTCCCGAAAGACCCAGCGTGCCCGCAGGGAACAGCTGCCTCGCGTTTCCATCGTCGGATACACTAACGCCGGGAAATCGACTCTCTTTAATCAGCTGACCCGGGGTGAACAAAAAGTTGAAGATCGACTCTTCGCTACACTTGATTCAAAGATCTCCAGGGTTACTATCGGACAGAACTTCCCCGTCCTCTTTTCCGATACGGTCGGCTTCATCCGAA
This window contains:
- the hflX gene encoding GTPase HflX encodes the protein MEKVQKSRETCITVAILLPDRQEDEVSEHLDELEDLIDTAGAEVIARVIQRRDRPDPATFIGRGKAEEITHLAGVHNVQTVVFDDDLTPAQIRNLEKIIDIKILDRSSLIMDIFASHARTREAKTQVELAQYRYLLPRLTRQWTHLSRQVGGIGVRGVGETQLETDRRIINRRISHLQKELDKINLSRKTQRARREQLPRVSIVGYTNAGKSTLFNQLTRGEQKVEDRLFATLDSKISRVTIGQNFPVLFSDTVGFIRKLPHHLVASFRSTLEEALESDLVLLLLDISHPAVEDHETVAREVLADLGVQPESILKVYNKIDRLAQPRASDSVLAVSARTGEGLGHLLDEIQQRLMKYFVEIIYAYPIEDQESIRDCMRRGTVLDVHQEETMTHIKIRQRRDHR